Proteins encoded together in one Cicer arietinum cultivar CDC Frontier isolate Library 1 chromosome 4, Cicar.CDCFrontier_v2.0, whole genome shotgun sequence window:
- the LOC101508042 gene encoding B3 domain-containing transcription factor VRN1-like → MSFNFSREFFKIMQNGELHNGELKVPKSFVKLHWKEVSNPLFLTLPNGTKHEICWVERKGDIWFQNKWGNFAKCLKYGHLLIFKYLGGPYFKVKIFGDNNIEIDYSNIKSVDEVGEAKEGSDDSETLTQTRRTKNGKKKVNVDFDSTHKKISGNNRGGMTKKAKRWPTVEAVNERENPSFELTMSRTYAQGHLLGLPSDFSRKYLNEFKGSGNIRVGEDRAWKVNFYFDGVNRRSIVTKGWRLFAKEYNLQVGDKCKFEMTQLKPPSFTITINKLQGISSYDDIAKRKAIKGTSWSYLKIKDFENLEGAIMMKQNTFKVYVNSSYPYLSNEFLKTFSDCHGKFLKLKVKGKSWNVKVSNYPKSGRLYAGWSQFKEGNKLEFGDICVLELIDEKKFVFEVSIERKHHYGV, encoded by the exons ATGTCATTTAATTTCTCTCGAGAGTTCTTCAAGATAATGCAAAATGGTGAATTGCATAACGGAGAGCTT AAGGTTCCCAAATCTTTTGTGAAGTTACATTGGAAAGAAGTATCAAACCCATTATTCCTTACACTACCAAATGGTACTAAACATGAAATATGTTGGGTGGAACGCAAAGGTGATATTTGGTTTCAAAACAAATGGGGAAATTTTGCAAAGTGTCTTAAATATGgacatcttttaatttttaagtactTAGGAGGACCCTATTTCAAGGTTAAGATATTTGGTGACAATAATATAGAAATAGATTATTCCAATATAAAATCTGTAGATGAAGTTGGTGAAGCTAAGGAAGGGAGTGATGATAGTGAAACACTCACACAAACTCGAAGGACAAAAAATGGCAAGAAAAAAGTTAATGTGGATTTTGATTCTACCCATAAAAAAATTTCAG gtaATAACAGAGGAGGCATGACTAAGAAAGCTAAAAGATGGCCAACAGTTGAAGCTGTTAATGAGAGAGAGAATCCAAGTTTTGAACTAACTATGTCAAGAACTTATGCCCAAGGTCATTTATTG GGGTTACCAAGTGacttttcaagaaaatatttgaacGAGTTCAAAGGGAGTGGAAATATAAGGGTTGGTGAAGATAGGGCTTGGAAAGTGAATTTCTACTTTGATGGTGTAAATAGAAGATCTATTGTGACCAAAGGTTGGAGGTTATTTGCAAAGGAATATAACTTGCAAGTTGGTGATAAATGTAAATTTGAAATGACTCAACTCAAACCACCTTCATTCACTATTACTATTAACAAGTTGCAAg GGATCTCTTCTTATGATGATATTGCAAAAAGAAAAGCCATTAAAGGAACTTCTTGGAGTTACCTCAAAATAAAAGATTTCGAGA ATTTGGAAGGTGCTATTATGATGAAACAGAACACATTCAAGGTTTATGTGAATTCCTCATACCCG TATTTATCAAATGAGTTTTTGAAGACATTTAGTGATTGTCATGGAAAATTCTTGAAGTTGAAAGTGAAGGGAAAATCGTGGAATGTAAAAGTGAGTAATTATCCTAAAAGTGGTAGGTTATATGCAGGCTGGAGTCAATTTAAAGAAGGTAACAAATTGGAGTTTGGAGATATTTGTGTATTAGAGTTGATTGATGAGAAAAAATTTGTGTTTGAAGTTTCAATTGAAAGGAAACACCACTATGGTGTTTGA